ATAACAAATATCTTCGATACTGTCACTAGTCGAAAGCAAGAGCTGTTGGGCAGCCTTAATGCGTTGTTTGTTTAGTAATTCTGCGAAGGTCGAATTGGTTTCTCGCTTAATCAACTGCCCCAGATAAACAGGATTGATAAAGAGATCCTTACTGATATCCTTGAGCGAAAGTTCTTTCTGATAATCACGCCCAATGACTTCTAGCACACTAACCACATTTTCATTCATTCGATATTGCCCAAAAAAGCGGGTCAGAGTTTCCTTAATATAAGGAACCAATTCATCAAAGGATTGAATAGCATGAATCGTTTTGACAATATCCGTTAAATCATCAGCTTTTAGATGTTCAAACAAGTGAAAGACATCCATGACAAATTGGATAAAAAGCTGCTTGGTAATCGGAACACGAGGTGTATTTTCAAGAACTACCTTCTCCAAGAGGTTCAACTCTTCTACGATTTGGTTGAGATCCCCCTGAATGATAACCCTATAAATCGGTTCGTAATAGGCAAAGAGACTCTGAGACTGTTTTAAATTTACAGAACCGTAAAAGAGGGCTTTCTCAGCATTCAGCTTCCAGCGTTCAAAGTGTTCTTGATAGGGAGCTTCAAAGGGAGTAACGACTAAACCATCTAGGGGTTGATCAGAAATGAAAATCTGCCAATCTTGTCCTAACACATAGTAGGGAATGGCGAAAGAGCCTTGTTTTTCCTTGGATAAGCCTATCCACCAATTCTCCTTACCACCTAAATAACTAACAAATCCAGCCTCATCTAAATCTTGACTGAGGGTCTGACTTTTCTTTCCTCTCTCGCCGAGCTGACCTGCAATCTTCTCCAGCAGATTTCCCAACTCTACCTTATCAACAGGCTTGACCAAATAGTCCACCACACTAAGGTTCATTGCTCTTTTTACATAATCAAACTCCTGATAACCTGAGAGCAGGATATAGGCAGCATCTGGTAAGATTTCTTTCATCTCCCGAATCATATCAAGCCCTATTTTGTCAGGCATATTGACATCGGAAATGACCACATCGACAGGATTTTCCTGAACATATTCTAGGGCTTCATCGGCATGACTGGCTGTTGCGACAACCTCCATATCCCACTTATCAAAGGGAATCAAACGTTTCAGACCTTCTGTAACCATGTACTCATCATCTACTAATAATACTTTATACATTTTCTCCCTTTCTACTCATCTTGAATTGTAATACGATACTGAACACCTGCTTGCTCTGCAGACTCTATAGCAATAGCATAGCGGTCCCCAAAATAGAGCACAAAACGCTCATGAACATTGACAATCCCGATAGATTGCTTTTGATCACTATAGCTGGCTTGGTGTTCAAAATGTCTCTGCCTTAATTTTTCTCGAATACTTGCCAGCTTTTCAGACGACATACCACGACCATTATCTACCACTAAAATTTCTACAAAACCATCCTGTTTAAGCGCCTTGATGCTAATCACATTATCTGTCCGTCTGTGGTCAACACCATGAGCGAAATAATTTTCTACCAGCGGTTGTAGGGTAAATTTGGGAATCTTCATATTCTCTAGTTCTGGGTCTATCTTGAAACCATAGGCAATAGATTTAGGATAGCGAACCATGCAGAGATAGCTGTATTTACGGCAAAATTCTAATTCCTGTTTGAGAAGAGTTTCTCTTTCGTCAGAAATATTGTTACGCAAGAGACTACTGAACTCATAAATGATATCTGCCAACTCATCTTGACTCTGCATGACTGCGTACATACGCAAGAACTCCAGCGTATTATACATAAAATGAGGATTAATCTGAGCCTGCAGGGCTCGCATATTGGCATCTTTTTGACTAAGCTCTAACTGGTAAATATCATGGATGTTCTTTTCCAATCGATCCAACATATCATTGGTCGTCTCAGCAATTAGGAGCAATTCCTGATCCTTTTCTAGCGTATCAATGCGAAGACCTTCCTCTCCTTGGGCAATAGCTTGGATGGAATCCACCAAATCAACTACCTGCTTTTGGTAATTAGCAAAGGTCTGCCTCAAAGTCAGATAAAGAATAACAATAAAGAGAAGGCTCAAGCCCACAATCAAAGAAGAGCTAGTCACTGTTCCTTGTAAAACAAAGTTTTTGGGAACTGCCACCTGAACCTGATAGCCATGAGAGGTCACACCAACAAACCAGTTCTCATGCTCCCTATTGACCCTCTCACCAATATGAAAAATCTCCGTATCAAAAGGCGATGTCACAGTCACAGCCATCGGGATATGACCTCGGGTATTGTCTACAGCATGATATAAGATGTCTGGGTCCAAGGAGATATAAACAACCCCTATGGATTGATCCGTCGCTGGGTCTAAAATAGGCACTCCAAAACTATTGGCCTCCGGTTTAAAGTCTTCCGCAAGTACCGTATGACC
Above is a genomic segment from Streptococcus mitis containing:
- a CDS encoding two-component system response regulator, producing the protein MYKVLLVDDEYMVTEGLKRLIPFDKWDMEVVATASHADEALEYVQENPVDVVISDVNMPDKIGLDMIREMKEILPDAAYILLSGYQEFDYVKRAMNLSVVDYLVKPVDKVELGNLLEKIAGQLGERGKKSQTLSQDLDEAGFVSYLGGKENWWIGLSKEKQGSFAIPYYVLGQDWQIFISDQPLDGLVVTPFEAPYQEHFERWKLNAEKALFYGSVNLKQSQSLFAYYEPIYRVIIQGDLNQIVEELNLLEKVVLENTPRVPITKQLFIQFVMDVFHLFEHLKADDLTDIVKTIHAIQSFDELVPYIKETLTRFFGQYRMNENVVSVLEVIGRDYQKELSLKDISKDLFINPVYLGQLIKRETNSTFAELLNKQRIKAAQQLLLSTSDSIEDICYAVGYSNVGYFYKVFRKLCGKSPKAYRKQVETIL
- a CDS encoding histidine kinase; translation: MIIIIASFAILLSYADWDSREKEAQRVAQRVTTRTVEEVEYYYRESAQLAQDLVANQDRIQGVYKYFSLSTSEYFYWLLEHQAASSTSISLYENIDDLYVQNDYITGVAIVLQDFKDVYVSSRNERGGHTVLAEDFKPEANSFGVPILDPATDQSIGVVYISLDPDILYHAVDNTRGHIPMAVTVTSPFDTEIFHIGERVNREHENWFVGVTSHGYQVQVAVPKNFVLQGTVTSSSLIVGLSLLFIVILYLTLRQTFANYQKQVVDLVDSIQAIAQGEEGLRIDTLEKDQELLLIAETTNDMLDRLEKNIHDIYQLELSQKDANMRALQAQINPHFMYNTLEFLRMYAVMQSQDELADIIYEFSSLLRNNISDERETLLKQELEFCRKYSYLCMVRYPKSIAYGFKIDPELENMKIPKFTLQPLVENYFAHGVDHRRTDNVISIKALKQDGFVEILVVDNGRGMSSEKLASIREKLRQRHFEHQASYSDQKQSIGIVNVHERFVLYFGDRYAIAIESAEQAGVQYRITIQDE